The DNA region CGAAGTGGCGACAAAACTTAATCTGGTTACGTCTTTACTCGAAGTGGCGACCAAACTTAATCTGGTTAAGTCTTTACTCGAAGTGGCGACAAAACTTAATCTGGTTACGTCTTTACTCGAAGTGGCGACCAAACTTAATCTGGTTAAGTCTTTACTCGAAGTGGCGACAAAACTTAATCTGGTTACGTCTTTACTCGAAGTGGCGACCAAACTTAATCTGGTTAAGTCTTTACTCGAAGTGGCGACAAAACTTAATCTGGTTACGTCTTTACTCGAAGTGGCGACCAAACTTAATCTGGTTAAGTCTTTACTCGAAGTGGCGACAAAACTTAATCTGGTTACGTCTTTACTCGAAGTGGCGACCAAACTTAATCTGGTTAAGTCTTTACTCGAAGTGGCGACAAAACTTAATCTGGTTACGTCTTTACTCGAAGTGGCGACCAAACTTAATCTGGTTAAGTCTTTACTCGAAGTGGCGACAAAACTTAATCTGGTTACGTCTTTACTCGAAGTGGCGACCAAACTTAATCTGGTTAAGTCTTTACTCGAAGTGGCGACAAAACTTAATCTGGTTACGTCTTTACTCGAAGTGGCGACCAAACTTAATCTGGTTAAGTCTTTACTCGAAGTGGCGACAAAACTTAATCTGGTTACGTCTTTACTCGAAGTGGCGACCAAACTTAATCTGGTTAAGTCTTTACTCGAAGTGGCGACAAAACTTAATCTGGTTACGTCTTTACTCGAAGTGGCGACCAAACTTAATCTGGTTAAGTCTTTACTCGAAGTGGCGACAAAACTTAATCTGGTTACGTCTTTACTCGAAGTGGCGACCAAACTTAATCTGGTTAAGTCTTTACTCGAAGTGGCGACAAAACTTAATCTGGTTACGTCTTTACTCGAAGTGGCGACCAAACTTAATCTGGTTAAGTCTTTACTCGAAGTGGCGACAAAACTTAATCTGGTTACGTCTTTACTCGAAGTGGCGACCAAACTTAATCTGGTTAAGTCTTTACTCGACGTTGGGACAAAACTTAATCTGGTTAAGTCTTTACTCGAAGTTGCGACAAAACTTAATCTGGTTAAGTCTTTACTCGAAGTTGCGACAAAACTTAATCTGGTTAAGTCTTTACTCGAAGTTGCGACAAAACTTAATCTGGTTAAGTCTTTACTCGAAGTTGCGACAAAACTTAATCTGGTTAAGTCTTTACTCGAAGTTGCGACAAAACTTAATCTGGTTAAGTCTTTACTCGAAGTTGCGACAAAACTTAATCTGGTTAAGTCTTTACTCGAAGTTGCGACAAAACTTAATCTGGTTAAGTCTTTACTCGATGTTGTGACAAAACTTAATCTGGTTAAGTCTTTACTCGAAGTGGCGACCAAACTTAATCTGGTTACGTCTTTACTCGAAGTGGCGACCAAACTTAATCTGGTTAAGTCTTTACTCGAAGTGGCGACCAAACTTAATCTGGTTACGTCTTTACTCGAAGTGGCGACCAAACTTAATCTGGTTAAGTCTTTACTCGAAGTGGCGACCAAACTTAATCTGGTTAAGTCTTTACTCGACGTTGTGACAAAATTTAATCTGGTTAAATCTTAACTTGAAGTTGTAACAAAACTTAATCTGGTTAAGTCTTTACTCGAAGTTGTGACAAAACTTAATCTGGTTAAGTCTTTACTCGAAGTTGGGACAAAACTTAATCTGGTTAAGTCTTTACTCGAAGTTATGACAAAACTTAATCTGGTTAAGTCTTTACTCGAAGTTGGGACAAAACTTAATCTGGTTAAGTCTTTACTCGAAGTTGGGACAAAACTTAATCTGGTTAAGTCTTTACTCGAAGTTGGGACAAAACTTAATCTGGTTAAGTCTTTACTCGAAGTGGCGACAAAACTTAATCTGGTTAAGTCTTTACTCGAAGTTGGGACAAAACTTAATCTGGTTAAATCTTTACTCGAAGTTGTGACAAAACTTAATCTGGTTAAGTCTTTACTCGAAGTTGTAAAAAAACTTAATCTGGTTAAATCTTTACTCGAAGTTGTGACAAAACTTAATCTGGTTAAATCTTTACTCGAAGTTGTAAAAAAACTTAATCTGGTTAAGTCTTTACTCGAAGTTGTGACAAAACTTAATCTGGTTAAGTCTTTACTCGAAGTTGCAACAAAACTTAACCAGGTTAAGTCTTTACTCGAAGTTGTAACAAAACTTAATCTGGTTAAGTCTTTACTCGAAGTTGTGACAAAACTTAATGTAAGTCTTTACGCGAAATTGTGACAAAATATCTATAATGAATAAGTCTTATGCGATGTTGTTACAAAACTTAATCTGGTTAAGTCTTTGCGTGAAGTTTTAACAAAAATTTAATCAGTCTAATTAACGATATACCGGAACCAACCAGAataagcccattattattattattattattattactagccaagctacaaccccagttggaaaagcaagacgctacaagcccaagggctacaacagggaaaaatagcccagtgaggaaaagaaataaggaaataaataaatgatgagaataacaatatatcattctaaaaacagtaacagcgtcaaaacagatatgtcctatataaactattaacaacgtcaaaaacagatatgtcatatataaacaataaaaagactcatgtcagcctggtcaacataaaaacatagagATAATGAATAATTTAGTCTGAAGAAGATTAATGTGTAAACAGCGTAAACATAAAAACATCTAATATGATTAAGTTCATATTAATGGAAACTTGAACCTTTGCTAAAACCTGAGTGCAAtcgaccatattattattattattattattattattattattattactagctaagctacaacactagttggaaaaacagattgCTATaggcccagagactccaacagggaaaatagcccagtgaggaaaggaaaaaaggaaaataaaatattttaagaagattaacattaaaataaatatctcctatataaaatataaaaactttaacaaaacaagaggaagagaaataagatagaatagtgtgctctcaGAGAAAGGGCCGACGGGATGGGCAACTTAAAAAGAAACACGGGGGAGGTGATGGGAGAGGAGGATAAGGAAGATAataatcgtagtagtagtagtagtagtagtagtagtagtagtagtagtagtagtagtagtagtagtaataataataataataataagctttattccaatatttacattggaatAAATGGTGCAGGCCACGGGCTCTTGACCAAGGAAGCCCGTAGGACACGAGAATAAATTAACCCGCTACTTAAGAGAAGAAATATTACTTTGTTGTAAGAGTgaaaaaaataagctaaaattaCTGCAATACTGAACAAAATTGAACCTGCTATttgaggaaaattaataaaaaccgAAAAAAATAACTTTTGGATTATATTAACACTGACGAATATTTCATAGAAATTCCATTAAAACTTGTTCTGGAGGGGATGGGACAGGATGGTAAAGaccatgagaatatatatatatatatatatatatatatatatatatatatatatatatatatatatatatatatatatatatatatatatatatatatatatatatatatactgtacatatataaatatatatacatatatatatatatatatatatatatatatatatatatatactgtatatatatatatatatatataaagagagagagagagagagagagagagagagagagagagagagagagagagaggagagagagagagagagagagataaaacctcaTGAGAAACATTACGAAAACAACAAAACACATCCTTCCTATTGCCATGAACCCTTCGTTCCTGTTTTGAgaatctaaattctctctctctctctctctctctctctctctctctctctctctctctctctctctctctctctctctctccatcgacaTCGCCGCAGATTTATGTCGTTCTTGGTCGGCGCTGCGAGTCAAGGGAAAATAATTGATGGGGATTTCAAACATTGGAAGCGCCCACTACGAGTCACTTAATGGTCGGGGTCCATCTATTGAAACCGCATTCTAATAGGGGGGGGGGTTGATCTCCCCCCCCTGATCTACCCGTTCCTCGGGATCACAAACTTCGCAAaaggcctcctcctcctcctccccacagAGCCATCTAGATCAGAACGACAGATATACACGGGGACGTATCACGAATGTTGTCTTCTATATACTCCTTCTCTGAATGGGCCGATATCCTGGGGCATAGCATGAACATACCTCTTTTTTTACATCTCTGGAAAAGCAGGAACTCTTGGACATATCATGGAAGTCCCTCTTTTCCTCCTCTGAAGGAGCAGATACTTTTTGATGTATTATGGGTGTGCCTCTTCTATTCCTCTGAAGGAAAAGATACTTTCAGACATATCATGGATGTCCCTCTTCTCCTCCTCTGAAGAGGACGCTCCTATGGGACATGTCATGGAAGTACCCCCTTTTCCTCCTCTGAAGGGGCAGATACTCTGGGATATATCATGGAAGTTCCTCTTCTTCTCTCCTCTGAAGGGGAACATACCTTTTGACATAACATGGAAGTCCCTCTCCGTCTCCTCTGAAAGGGATGATACTCTAGGACATACCATGGAAGTCCCTCTTCTTCTCCTCTGAAGGGGACGATACTCTAAGACATATGGAAGTCCCTCTTCTCTTCTGAAGGGGGCAGATACCTTTGGACCTATTATGGACGTCCCTCTTCTCCTCCTCTGAAGGGGACGATACTATGGGACATGTCATGGAaggcctcctccttctcctcctctgaaGGGGTCGATACTCTTGGACATATCATGGAAGTCCCTCTTCTCCTCTGAAGGGGAAGATACTCTAGGACATATCTTTGAAGTTCTTCTCCTCTGAAGGGGCCGGTATTCTGGGACATACCAAAGATGTCCTCATTTTCCTCCTCTGAAGGGGAAGATACTCTGGAACACATCTTTGAAGTCCTACTATAAAGGGGCGGGGACATAGCATAAAagtccctcttcttcttctcctctgaaGGGAACAAAACTCTGGGACACATCATGGAagtcctcctctttctcctcctcgtCTTCCTTCTCCAAAGAAAAGCAAGCACCATGATCCTTTTTCTTGTCAGGAACTTCAGACGTTTCAGTGTCATTTCCGAGTCCCTTCCTTTTTGTCCTGATTTTATTTCATGCAAGTTTGTCATATTGGTCTTGAAGTTTACTGAGAATTCTTTTTCTCGTGCTGGCTGCTGGGTCCTTTTTTTAAGCAAATTTTAATATAGAATTTTATCAATATCTAATTAGGTTTTGCAGTTAATTCTTATTTCTTGAGTCTCCATGCAAACCTATGCATTGTGCACAATTTCTTGCTTGCTCATAAcatttttcatcaattttctctctctctctctctctctctctctctctctctctctctctccacacagcgctttttacatatttcttattGAATCTCTGTAGTGGTTCTCAGTTTTACAGCGCTCTCTAAACCAACGAACACCACCACAACCGttgcaacgtctctctctctctctctctctctctctctctctctctctctctctcaatctctggtCTTCTCACATCTATCTTATTGAATCTCTGTAGTGGTTCCCAGTTTTACAACGTGCTCTAAACCAACGAACACCACCACTACCGTTGcaatgtctctctctttctctctttctctctctctctctctctctctctccacgctgaTCTTTCGTCTATCTTATTGAATCTCTGTATTGGTTCTCAGTCTTACAGCATTCTCTACACTAGCGAACACCACCAATGCTttttaccaaactctctctctctctctctctctctctctctctctctccacagtggtCCTCTCACATTTATCTTATTAAATCTCTGTATTGGTTCTCAGTTTTACAGCATTCTCTAAACCAGCGAACACCACCAATGCTttttaccaaactctctctctctctctctctctctctctctctctctctctctctctctctctccagatatttTGTTTGTAAATCGAGGTATTGGCGAGACCCATAAATATGACGAACTCGGTTTCCCCTGTCCCCTTTTTCCCGGAGACGATGTCATCTTATCAAGAGATGTAACCGCGGTTTCATAATGTGCTTGAAGTAatgtctctctcctctcttctgACATTATCCGAGTCTCCGCGTATTCCGATCTCGCTGCTCGGGAGCCTCTCTAGACTACGGGATGTCATTTTCTCCTTGGCTGTTTATTCGGGTTCCTCCTTTCCGTTGGCGGCCTCTCTTCAATGACGTAATGGGTTTCTATTGGGAGCGTGGTGAAATtagtgggtttgtgtatgtgtgtgtgtatgtgtgtgtatatatatatatatatatatatatatatatatatatatatatatatatatacacacaatatatatatatatatattgtgtgtgtatatatatatatatatatatatatatatatacacacaatatatatatatatatatatatatatatatatatatatatatatatgtatatatatatatatatatatatatatatatatatatatgtctatatatgtatatatatacagtatataatatatatagtatatatatatatatatatatatatatacacacatatatataatatatatatatatgtatatgtaatatatatatatatatatatatatatatatatatatatatatataacatatacagtatatagtatacatttgtataattataaatataattgcccacagaaatagacaaatatatacgtaaacatacatacatatctacatatatatgtatatgaatttatatacaaacatacatatatatatatatatatatataatctatatataattacatacataagtatatatatatatatatatatatatatatatatatatatatatatatatatacatacatacatagtcacACAAGCAAATAGACAAACATATAggtatatttacatgcatacatatatatttatataatatatatacaaacatatatacatatatatatatatatatatatatatataaatatatattatatatgtgtgtatatatatttatatatatatatatatatatatatatatatatatatatatatatatatatatatatatattatatactgtatacatatatatacatacatatatatatatatatatatatatatatatatatatatatattgtgtatatatatatatatacatacatacataattacacacgCAAATAGacaaacatatacgtatatatacatgcatacatatatatttatataatatatatacaaacatatatatatatatacataaatatatacatattcatatatatacatatatacacatatatatatatatatatatatataaatatatttatatatatatatatatatatatatatatatatatatatatatatatatatatatatatatatatatatatatatatatatatatatacactagctgtAAAACTTGTCTCACCATCTAGAGTAACCATGTTTGATGCCCGTAATAATGAACTGATCTAACTAaggcatacatttatatatagaaattatatatatatatatatatatatatatatatatatatatacatctgtatatatatatatatatatatatatatatatacatacatatatatatatatatatatatatatatatatatataagggatgattttaatttgaatctcATTTAAGAATAAATGAAGGAAGTTCTTTCAATGAAGGATTGTACTGTATATTGgtataaatgatttatattttcaaCATAAAAATGGCGTTGCATATGCCATGGTCATCAAGTACCTGCAGTAAATAAGGGAAGTGTAAGAAGCAACTGATTGAAAGAAATGAGTGGTATACATATAAAATTCTCAACATCATTATAAGTCTCTATAACTGCTATTTTCTTGAACTTATATTTTTTGATTGACTGAATGCATATTCAAGTAAATAATGTATAAGGAATCACATTCCTATGGTATTCATTGTTCAAAACATTAGAATTTTTGTCActgaatatttttcaataatcttctAACTGTTGTAACGATGgtgttaatcttaaaatatttcatattataataTCTCTCAATCCAAAAATTATTCTTTGGTGGGAAAAGCGTAAGGAAACCTAGTATGTTCCAAGTAAACAGGTTAAAAATTTCGAAGTAATACTATTCTGAACTTCTCCTGAAAATACATAGGTTTTGATAATAAACGGACAACTTCATTCAAAATCTACATTTAATTATGCACGCAACAGATCTGATGCAGATCTTTATTATCTTAAGATAGAGATTCAAATCTTTTaactattgtttaaaaaaaaatgtggtatttcCCAATTGAACTAGTTACAAAATTCGAAATAACACTATTCATAACTTCCCCAGAAAATACAtaggtattggtattattattattattattattattattattatcattattattattacctgctaagctacaaccccagttggaaaagcatgatgctataagccaagaggctccaacagggaaaatagcccagtgagtagaggaaacaaggtaagataaatatttcaagaacagtagcaacattaaaatgaatatctcctatataaactataaaaattttaacaaaacaagaggaagaaaaataagatagaatagtgtgcctgagtgtaccctcaagtaaaagatctctaacccaagacagtggaagattatggtaaagaggcaatggcactaccaaggctagaaaacaatggtttgattttggagtgtccttctcctagaagagctgcttaccatagctaaagagtctcttctacccttaccaaagaggaaagtagccactgaacaattacagtgcagtagttaacccaattAATAATCGTTAATTacacaatatagaatagtgtgcccgagtgtaccctcaagcaactcagctaagacagtggaagaccatggtacggaggctatggcactacccaggactagaaaacaatggtttgaatttggagtgtccctctcctagaagagctgtttaccttagctaaagagggtcttctacccttaccaaagagtaaagtagccacagaacaattaaagtgtagtagttaaccaaTCAATACAGGTGGTTAATTAcgcaaaatagaatagtgtgcccgagtgtacccccaagcaagagaactataacccaagacagtggaagaccatggtgcgtataggctatggcactactcaagactagaaaacaatggtttgattttggagtgtccttctcctagaagagctgcttaccatagctaaagaggctcttctacccttaccaagaggaaagtagccacagaacaattacagtgtagtagttaaccccaatCAATACAGGTGGTTAATTAcgcaaaatagaatagtgtgcccgagtgtaccctcaagcaagagaactccaacccaagacagtggaagaccatggtacggaggctatggccctacccaagactagaaaacactggtttgattttgtagtgtccttctcctagaagagctgtttaccttaGCTAAATACTTAGTCTCATAGCAAAAgtgtctcttctccccttaccaaatAGGAaattagccacagaacaattacagtgcagtagttaaccccaatTAATAGTCGTTAATTACCAAAAATTGATCGGATTCCACATGAGCTGGTTTATGGTATCAGTACCGGACCCCTTCGTGTTTAATCTCAGCCATTAATCAGAATTCCTCCTCTTTTATTTTTTACCCCATTGGCCAAGAAAGTCGCTCAGTATCTCCTCTCATAGTCCACTGGTCAGAGGGAGAAGagttttttaaatttcatatttatgtggcgaaaagattttttttttccccggaGCTAGGAAGGGCAAGGCCTTCGGCGTGGTAGATTGAATCTCTTGAAGCCAATGTTAACTTAAGCTTGCGTGCATGcgatcgtttgtgtgtgtgtgtttgtgtgtgcgtgtgtgtgtgtgtgtgttgtgcgtgtgtgtgtgtgtgtgttgtgcgtgtgtgtgtgtgtgtgttgtgtgtgcgtgtgtgtgttgtgtgtgcgtgtgtgtgtgtgtgtttggattttATATCAAGTGAAGAAGTAATACATCTTTGTGCGTTAGTTTAGTTTTTACCAATGGATTATGAGTAATTATTTTCACACCTAatataagaaacacacacacacatatatatgcatacacacacacacatatatatatatatatatatatatacatatatatatatataaatatatatatatatatacacacatatatatatatatatatatgtatatatatatatgtatgtatatatgtg from Palaemon carinicauda isolate YSFRI2023 chromosome 35, ASM3689809v2, whole genome shotgun sequence includes:
- the LOC137627367 gene encoding uncharacterized protein, with amino-acid sequence MGNEFVTKLNLVKSLLEVVTKLNLVKSLLGVVTKLNLVKSLLEVVTKLNLVKSLLEVVTKLNLVKSLLEVATKLNLVTSLLEVATKLNLVTSLLEVATKLNLVTSLLEVATKLNLVTSLLEVATKLNLVTSLLEVATKLNLVTSLLEVATKLNLVTSLLEVATKLNLVTSLLEVATKLNLVTSLLEVATKLNLVTSLLEVATKLNLVTSLLEVATKLNLVTSLLEVATKLNLVTSLLEVATKLNLVTSLLEVATKLNLVTSLLEVATKLNLVTSLLEVATKLNLVTSLLEVATKLNLVTSLLEVATKLNLVTSLLEVATKLNLVKSLLEVATKLNLVTSLLEVATKLNLVKSLLEVATKLNLVTSLLEVATKLNLVKSLLEVATKLNLVTSLLEVATKLNLVKSLLEVATKLNLVTSLLEVATKLNLVKSLLEVATKLNLVTSLLEVATKLNLVKSLLEVATKLNLVTSLLEVATKLNLVKSLLEVATKLNLVTSLLEVATKLNLVKSLLEVATKLNLVTSLLEVATKLNLVKSLLEVATKLNLVTSLLEVATKLNLVKSLLEVATKLNLVTSLLEVATKLNLVKSLLEVATKLNLVTSLLEVATKLNLVKSLLEVATKLNLVTSLLEVATKLNLVKSLLDVGTKLNLVKSLLEVATKLNLVKSLLEVATKLNLVKSLLEVATKLNLVKSLLEVATKLNLVKSLLEVATKLNLVKSLLEVATKLNLVKSLLEVATKLNLVKSLLDVVTKLNLVKSLLEVATKLNLVTSLLEVATKLNLVKSLLEVATKLNLVTSLLEVATKLNLVKSLLEVATKLNLVKSLLDVVTKFNLVKS